TTTTAGGTTTAGTATAATAAGAATGTACAAAATATACCCAAGATTTATTTGGTATTCCTTCAAATAATTTACTCTTCTTGTCTGTTATCTCCAAACTATTCCATCCAATATGAGGGATTTTTACCAAGTTTTTGGGTAGGGACAACACTTCTCCTTCAATTATGTCAAGTCCTGCTAATTGTCCCTCTTCGCTTTTCTCAAATAACATCTCCATTCCCAAGCATATTCCCAAAACTGGAATGTTTTTTTCAATAAATCGGGAGAATCCTGTTTTACATTTATTTATTGAAATAATTGCTGGATCAAAATTTCCGACACCGGGTAATACTATTCCATCCACTTCTGATGATTCTTCAAAATCATTTATGATTGATACTTGTGCTCCGTTTCTTTGCAAGGAAGATTGAAGACTAAAAATGTTTCCTGCTCCATAATCAAAAATTGATATTTTCACCATATGCTACATCATTCCTTTGGTAGTGGGACCACCCTCACTGTTTGGGTCAATCCCTATTGCGTTCCTCAATGCAACTGCAGCGGCTTTTATAGCAGATTCAACTTTATGGTGATCATTTGTTCCATAATGTACGATAATATGCATACAACAATTAATATTTCCAATAAATGATTGAAAAAAGTGAATAATATCTTCTTGCGACATGTTCTCAATCTTTTCTCTTTCTAATTTCATGTCGATGTGACTATATTGTCTCTTTATCAGATCTACAGCGACGCTTGAAGCGGATTCATCCATTGGAACTGTAGCATTTCCAAAACGATTAATGTTCTCTCTCTTGCCCAGGGCTTTATCAATGGCTTGGCCTAATACGATGCCTGTATCTTCAATTAGATGGTGTTTGATACCGTCTTCGCTTTTTGCTTTCAAATCAATGTCAATCTTACTGTGTTTTGAAAAAGATACTACAATATGATTTAAAAAATCGATCCCTGTATTAACGTTTGAATTTCCTTTTCCGTCTAAATTGATCTTGATCACTATACTTACTTCCTTTGTCCTTCTTTCAATTTCACACGTACGTTGATGATCCTCAATAATCACTATGTGCTTTTAATTTTTTGTATTATTTAATATATTTGGTAAATCGTTTACATTTTTGATGATTACGTCTGCATTATTTGATTTTAGTAGTCTTTTCTTATCATTTGATCCTTTGTTGTTTTCACCATCATCATCCCCATATACTCCACAAAAAAATATTCTATCCTCTCCTGTTTGTTTCCTAAAATTTTCTACCATTAAGAGATCTGCAATGGAGTCTCCTACATACAATGCACTAGTTAATTTCAATTTATCAAATACTTTGCGTAGGGAAAATGCATTCGGTTTGGAAAATTCTCTATTTTCATCCTCCAAAAACACACAAGCATTTTCATTAAAATAATTTATGATACTGTTAAGAGTGAAATAAGACGCAATCTTGCTCCGTCCGGATATCAATCCCAAATTTCCTTTAAATTTCTCTGAAAGAAGACGTATTGTACTCTCTTTAATTATTAGAATATCCTTGCTTATGAGTGGCTCGTCAAAATAATATATCGGCTCCTTATTGAACCGTTCTTTATATAAAATTGGACCATAAAAGATCTCATTAAAAAGAGTGGAAATCGTATCGTCATCACTGGGATACCTTAATTCTTTTGTTATGGATGTTATATTTCCGATCTTCCCGAGTTCTTTTTCTACCGAGTCTTTGCCCTTGTCATCTAATTTCTCTAATATATTATGAAAAACTTGAATGGTCTTGTCTGTATTCATTTTATTTATAAAGATACAATATAAAATTATTAGGACTATTGAATAAGCGGTATCGATATCATTATTAAATCCACCCGTATTTCGAAGTTTTGAAATAATATCCTGAAATGGAAAGTTATCTACATTTGTATTAAAACTCTTAATTAGAATAAACTGAACTGTTTTTATTATTGCTTGATCATATGATTTCTTTACGTCAACTAATACACCATCTATATCAAAAATAATCGCTTCACAATCTGAAAAATTGATTTTCTTATTAGTCAACTTTATAGAAAAGATGATCAGTAATCAATAATTAATACCCTGGTATAATCTTGCGTATGTATAATTAAATCGACTATAGTATATTAATATAGAATAATCAACAATACAAGTTATATAATACATTCTTCTATATTATTGTGTGAAATATCGGAATAGGACCGAAATAATTTCTAATATCCTAAATGCCGCCAATGGAGGCATTTCAAAAACTAAAATAATGTACAAGGCCTTTCTATCATATGCTCAGATAAAGGAATACTTGCCTATATTATTGGAAAATAACTTGTTGGCTCTTGGCACCGACGGCAAATACAGGACTACTGAAAAGGGTATTAGGTTCCTAAAGATGAATGAGGAGATTCAAGAATTAATCGAATCAAAATCACTTCAGGATGATTTTACCTAATTATAATATCCCGATATGAATAATTTTATTAAAATAATGGTTTTATCTTAAAAAATTAGGGCTTTGGCTTACCAAATAATCCTATTTTTAGCTTAAATATAAAAACCAATATATTGTTATGGTAAGAAATAAAGATGGATTTAGGTAATGCTAGTTGTTAAAATTTTTCATCTAGGAATCTTATTTACTGTTTTTATCTTTACTATTCATATTAGTTCCGTTTATGCTACAGTTGATGCCAAAAACAACAATAGTTCTTCAACCGGTAATAACACTTCACCTGTAAAACCTGATAATTACGCTATTAAAGTGGGGGAAGGAAATCATACTGTATCTTATACAAAGTATTTTCCTGATTATGTGGAAATAGCTGCCGGGGATAGTATAACGTGGTATAATGGAGTCGATGTTCCATTACCTCATACTGTTACCTTTATAAATGATTTAGGTAATACCGAAAAGATCGGGCTTCCATTCTACGTTTCTAATAACACACAATTTACTCCCGTATTAAATAATCTGGGAGAACCATTAGAAGAAACGACCGGAAATGGAACACGGATTGTAATGATGTTAAATGCAAGAGCTTTAACTCCTACTGTAATTACAGCAGATAATAAAGTAATGGAACTAAAAAAAGACTCTATATATACTCTTAACGGAACTGAAAAATTCGTTAACTCTGGACCGTTGCTATCTTTGGATAAAAAACAGACCTTTGATTACTCTTTTAGCAACTCCTTTACTGTTGTTTTTAATAAACCCGGATTTTATGAATATACATGTCTATTTCATCCTTGGATGATTGGAAAGTTATTGGTGAAACCCTAAGGAGCTATATATACTACCTTCTTAAAATTTACTTTTTATGATCTAACTATATATTTTCTAACCTTTTTCATACTTGTATAATTGACAAGAAATATTGATCTCGATTCTCATGATAGCTCTGATAAAAACTATAGTAGAAATTCTCAAAAAATTTTAAACAAATTTAATGTTAGCTTAGGTTATGAAGTGAAAATAGTTACTAAAAAAGCAGAATTTTTTGGCATTATCTTACCCAGATATGAAACATTTAGTGATAAATATATCGTTTTAAAATTGAAAAGCGGTTACAATATTGGAATTGAAATAGAAAATATTATAGAAATTATTAGTAAAAATGTTGATCAATTATCAAAAAAACCTATAGCAAAATCAGATCCACGTGATAATGCCACTGCTAACGATGATAATAACAGCCGCAATTTATTCGATAAACGCAATGGTTCTAAATTATTACCAAAAATATTGCTAATTAGCACTGGTGGCACTATTGCAAGTAAAATTGATTATAGAACAGGTGGAGTAACTTCACTTTTGAGTGCATCCGAATTATATTCTGCTTTTCCAGAACTTTCTGACTACGGATACATTTATCCTGAATTCTTATTCAATGAATATAGTGAAAACATGAATCCCAATCATTGGTCTGCTCTAGCGGATAGAATTTCATTTGCTATCCGCAACGAACACTATGATGGAATTATTGTATCTCACGGTACGGATACAATGCATTATACTTCCTCTGCACTAAGTTTCGCTCTCCAAAATGTCCCAATTCCTGTAGTTTTGGTTGGTTCTCAGAGATCATCCGATAGACCTTCTTCAGACGCATTTAGCAATCTAGTTGGTGCAATAAGATTTATCAAGGATACAAAACATTCAGGTATTTTTGTTTGTATGCACCATAATACTTCAGATGAAGTAATTGCATGTCATCTTGGGACACGAGTGAGAAAAAACCATACCAGCAAACGTGATGCATTTAAATCTCTTGATGCTATGCCTTTTGCATTAATTGAGAATTCGGACATAACATACAATAAATTACTACACAACGGGATGGAACGTGCGAATATTTCAAAAAATTTTACTTCAAAGACGGCTTTCAGTGATAAAGTGTTTTTATTGAAATTCTATCCTGGATTTAGTTCTTCATTTCTTGAGAACTTTTTACAGATGGATTATAAAGTCATTATATTGGAGGGTACTGGGCTTGGACATGTGAGTAAAGACTGCTTTCCTATTTTAGAAAAACTAATAGAGGCAGGTATTTTTGTTTTTATGACTTCACAATGTATATTTGGTACGGTACGGATGACCGTTTATGATACCGGCAGAGACCTTTTGGCTTTGGGTGTTATCCCTCTTTCAAATATGAGTTCAGAAACTGCTGTCGTTAAAGCAATGTGGGCATTAGGTAATAATACGGGTGCTGAGGATTTTGTTAGGATCATGAAAACTGATTGTTCTAGTGAAATTTCTAATATGTTGCCACTAGTTTAAGATTTAAAGAGGACAAGTTTGATGAATCTAGATATCGACAAATTACACGTAAAGGTTGGCTTTGAAATACATCAACAACTAAGTACATCGTCTAAACTCTTTTGTAGTTGCAAAGGTGATGGATCCAACGACGAGGGTTATGATTTCAACTTTATTCGTATTTTGAGACCTACAAAAAGTGAATTGGGTGATTTTGACAAAGCTGCATTATTTGAACACTCCAAAATGAATTCAATCAAGTATTATTCTAAAGTAGGATACAGCTGTTTAGTAGAAGCTGACGAGGAGCCCCCGCATGAAGTAAGCAAAGATGCACTTGA
This Candidatus Nitrosocosmicus oleophilus DNA region includes the following protein-coding sequences:
- the hisH gene encoding imidazole glycerol phosphate synthase subunit HisH; amino-acid sequence: MVKISIFDYGAGNIFSLQSSLQRNGAQVSIINDFEESSEVDGIVLPGVGNFDPAIISINKCKTGFSRFIEKNIPVLGICLGMEMLFEKSEEGQLAGLDIIEGEVLSLPKNLVKIPHIGWNSLEITDKKSKLFEGIPNKSWVYFVHSYYTKPKNSDIITSKSNYGVHIPASIEIDSIYCTQFHPEKSSTTGEKMIKNFINICKRSK
- the gatD gene encoding Glu-tRNA(Gln) amidotransferase subunit GatD produces the protein MTRNIDLDSHDSSDKNYSRNSQKILNKFNVSLGYEVKIVTKKAEFFGIILPRYETFSDKYIVLKLKSGYNIGIEIENIIEIISKNVDQLSKKPIAKSDPRDNATANDDNNSRNLFDKRNGSKLLPKILLISTGGTIASKIDYRTGGVTSLLSASELYSAFPELSDYGYIYPEFLFNEYSENMNPNHWSALADRISFAIRNEHYDGIIVSHGTDTMHYTSSALSFALQNVPIPVVLVGSQRSSDRPSSDAFSNLVGAIRFIKDTKHSGIFVCMHHNTSDEVIACHLGTRVRKNHTSKRDAFKSLDAMPFALIENSDITYNKLLHNGMERANISKNFTSKTAFSDKVFLLKFYPGFSSSFLENFLQMDYKVIILEGTGLGHVSKDCFPILEKLIEAGIFVFMTSQCIFGTVRMTVYDTGRDLLALGVIPLSNMSSETAVVKAMWALGNNTGAEDFVRIMKTDCSSEISNMLPLV
- a CDS encoding HAD-IA family hydrolase, giving the protein MTNKKINFSDCEAIIFDIDGVLVDVKKSYDQAIIKTVQFILIKSFNTNVDNFPFQDIISKLRNTGGFNNDIDTAYSIVLIILYCIFINKMNTDKTIQVFHNILEKLDDKGKDSVEKELGKIGNITSITKELRYPSDDDTISTLFNEIFYGPILYKERFNKEPIYYFDEPLISKDILIIKESTIRLLSEKFKGNLGLISGRSKIASYFTLNSIINYFNENACVFLEDENREFSKPNAFSLRKVFDKLKLTSALYVGDSIADLLMVENFRKQTGEDRIFFCGVYGDDDGENNKGSNDKKRLLKSNNADVIIKNVNDLPNILNNTKN
- a CDS encoding imidazoleglycerol-phosphate dehydratase, translating into MIKINLDGKGNSNVNTGIDFLNHIVVSFSKHSKIDIDLKAKSEDGIKHHLIEDTGIVLGQAIDKALGKRENINRFGNATVPMDESASSVAVDLIKRQYSHIDMKLEREKIENMSQEDIIHFFQSFIGNINCCMHIIVHYGTNDHHKVESAIKAAAVALRNAIGIDPNSEGGPTTKGMM
- a CDS encoding winged helix-turn-helix domain-containing protein, with product MKYRNRTEIISNILNAANGGISKTKIMYKAFLSYAQIKEYLPILLENNLLALGTDGKYRTTEKGIRFLKMNEEIQELIESKSLQDDFT